Proteins encoded by one window of Mustelus asterias chromosome 9, sMusAst1.hap1.1, whole genome shotgun sequence:
- the LOC144499184 gene encoding dispanin subfamily A member 2b-like: protein MEHQAEKVPMNPGINPCQEAKQVDQSVSVTALPVRDHLLWSIFNFVYMNFCCLGFVALIYSVKARDRKVVGDVDGSRHYASAARSYNIAATVLTIILCVIYIALRIAIISRED, encoded by the exons ATGGAACACCAAGCCGAGAAAGTGCCCATGAATCCCGGCATCAACCCGTGCCAGGAAGCAAAGCAAGTCGACCAGTCGGTGTCGGTCACCGCGCTCCCGGTTCGGGACCACCTCCTCTGGTCCATCTTCAACTTCGTCTACATGAATTTCTGCTGCCTGGGATTCGTGGCGCTGATTTACTCGGTCAAG GCGAGAGATCGGAAAGTTGTGGGAGACGTGGATGGATCTCGCCATTATGCATCTGCAGCCCGATCATacaacattgcagccactgtgctGACCATCATTCTCTGCGTCATTTACATCGCGTTGAGAATCGCTATTATATCTCGTGAGGATTGA